A single Abyssisolibacter fermentans DNA region contains:
- a CDS encoding leucine-rich repeat domain-containing protein: MKKRLIVLLVVLCIFISLHVQATNVDWKLYKDTQLIKLDNQFEIVNNKIYLPVKEVLELSGDKVTINDSNIVAQNDDLHREFMIYNEYGELVVVDLFYERYSSMYVNDKLYTEIDFFKRNTSFKITVDYDKKEICLNPEYEKLYTAINDFIYNNNMMEVSSLHSSYFKYKENFKISKKYKSKTEGYFSWNNKECQLRYTLLGKTDGVIKMTDIPNCNIDIDYFDDNYVDGYKIGLNNKKIYSISGLKSSNDIDIENIVLEVLEDSKPNVFKNIVNISNEILKNIAIDNVDVECMDKTNHKYKIKFNDLQQVVSNSEDLSFEINCEIDDNKLTGLKCKAVMEDNNDYLEKITLNMDYDIKYVKNLKALNKKIDKLKEETSKEVLPKKYDIHKVVTFKDPLFEKIVRKEINKPVGDIYPLELLGIEYLDDDLLDEEEKINNIDGIQYMLNLEELYLNDNSISDISYLSGLTNLQDLAMYNNKISDISALRDLENLELLNLENNKIKDISCLKDLCKLDTLVLNNNNIDRLPRLSGISLLELGSNNIKDISSIVNMYGLWYLDISNNQISDISWINSNIDLEIVDLSNNKIIELPSFENLTEIMELDLSNNKISDIETLGSLQYLEELKAANNNIDSIPVFSTDTLYELDLSSNNITDISNLSNLKSLMELNLSNNNIEDVTPLKDMYLSWLFLDYNQIKNIDMLEFSELEKLTLSNNQVESINPNYIGANTIEILDISNNKIKKLDFLLKLNNLKNLIISGNPIEDNTILNSLMGVIVE; encoded by the coding sequence ATGAAGAAAAGACTAATCGTACTATTAGTAGTTTTGTGTATTTTTATTTCTTTACATGTACAAGCAACAAATGTTGATTGGAAACTTTATAAAGATACACAGCTGATTAAATTAGATAATCAGTTTGAAATTGTTAACAATAAAATATATCTTCCAGTCAAGGAAGTATTGGAGCTTTCAGGTGACAAGGTAACAATTAATGATAGTAATATTGTAGCTCAAAATGATGATTTACATAGGGAGTTTATGATTTATAATGAGTATGGTGAATTAGTCGTAGTAGATTTATTCTATGAGAGATATTCAAGTATGTATGTAAATGACAAGTTATATACTGAAATAGATTTTTTTAAGAGAAACACGTCTTTTAAAATAACTGTTGATTATGACAAAAAGGAAATTTGTTTGAATCCTGAGTATGAAAAATTGTATACTGCTATAAACGATTTTATTTATAACAATAATATGATGGAGGTTTCATCTTTACATAGTAGTTATTTTAAATACAAAGAAAACTTTAAAATTTCAAAAAAATACAAAAGTAAAACTGAAGGGTATTTTAGCTGGAATAATAAAGAATGTCAGCTGCGATATACTTTATTAGGAAAGACAGATGGAGTTATAAAAATGACTGATATTCCGAATTGTAATATAGATATAGACTACTTTGATGATAATTATGTTGATGGATATAAAATAGGTTTAAATAATAAAAAAATATATTCTATTTCAGGTCTTAAGAGTAGCAATGATATTGACATAGAAAATATAGTGCTTGAAGTACTTGAAGATTCTAAACCAAATGTATTTAAGAATATAGTAAATATAAGCAATGAAATACTAAAAAATATTGCTATAGATAATGTTGATGTTGAATGTATGGATAAAACGAACCATAAATATAAAATTAAATTTAATGATTTGCAGCAAGTAGTTTCTAATTCTGAAGATTTAAGTTTTGAAATTAATTGCGAAATTGATGATAATAAATTGACTGGATTAAAATGTAAAGCTGTTATGGAGGATAATAATGATTATTTAGAAAAAATTACTTTAAATATGGACTATGATATAAAATATGTGAAAAATTTAAAAGCTCTAAATAAAAAAATAGATAAATTAAAAGAAGAAACAAGTAAAGAAGTTTTACCAAAAAAATATGACATTCATAAAGTAGTAACATTTAAAGATCCGTTATTTGAAAAGATAGTCAGAAAAGAAATAAATAAACCAGTTGGGGATATATATCCTTTAGAACTTTTAGGCATAGAATATTTAGATGATGACTTATTAGATGAAGAAGAAAAGATAAATAATATTGATGGTATACAATATATGCTAAACTTAGAAGAATTATATTTAAATGATAATAGTATATCAGACATATCATACCTAAGCGGATTAACTAATCTTCAAGATTTGGCGATGTATAATAATAAAATCAGTGACATATCAGCTTTAAGAGATTTAGAAAATTTAGAGTTATTAAATTTAGAGAATAACAAAATCAAAGATATTAGTTGTTTAAAGGATTTATGTAAATTAGATACTTTAGTACTTAATAATAATAATATAGATAGATTACCAAGATTAAGTGGAATTAGTTTATTAGAATTAGGTTCAAATAATATAAAAGATATATCTTCAATAGTAAATATGTATGGATTGTGGTATTTAGATATTAGTAATAATCAAATATCTGATATTTCATGGATAAATTCAAATATTGATTTAGAAATAGTTGATTTATCAAATAATAAAATAATTGAATTACCATCATTTGAAAATTTAACTGAGATAATGGAATTAGATTTGTCAAATAACAAGATAAGTGATATTGAGACTTTGGGTTCATTACAATATTTAGAAGAACTTAAGGCTGCAAATAATAATATTGACAGTATTCCTGTATTTAGCACTGATACATTGTATGAGTTAGATTTATCGTCAAATAATATTACTGATATATCTAATTTAAGTAACTTAAAAAGCTTAATGGAGTTAAATTTATCTAATAATAATATTGAAGATGTAACACCTTTAAAAGATATGTATTTATCATGGCTGTTTTTAGATTATAATCAAATAAAAAATATAGATATGTTAGAGTTTTCAGAACTTGAAAAATTGACATTAAGTAATAATCAAGTTGAAAGCATTAATCCAAATTATATAGGAGCAAATACAATTGAAATTTTGGATATAAGCAATAATAAAATTAAAAAACTTGACTTTTTATTAAAATTAAATAATCTTAAGAATTTAATAATAAGTGGTAACCCAATAGAGGATAATACGATTTTAAATAGCTTAATGGGTGTTATAGTAGAGTAA
- a CDS encoding serine dehydratase subunit alpha family protein gives MDCCDCKSFIDVLKKEVVPALGCTEPIAVALATAKAREVLGKEAERLEVYVSPNIYKNGMGVGIPGTGSTGLDIAAALGAIGGKADAVLEVLKDTSEQDIKQAKEMVSQKLAQVKLKKTDIKLYVEAICFNGKDFAKVIIKDNHSNIVFVQLNDDIVLKKDDDKKEKKEKKEKVDSEDKRFLSVKKIYDFALSVDIKDIEFLLEGVRLNKNIAKEGLNNDYGLKVGKTLAESIKKGILADDIQNYAMALTAAASDARMDGCMMSVMSNSGSGNQGLTVILPVVAVAEKLKSNQEELIRALALANLIAIHIKSYLGRLSALCGCVVASAGASCGITYLMGGKFENIVFALKNMIGNITGMICDGAKTGCALKVSTGVSAAIQSALLAINGIEISEKDGIIHQDVEETIKNIAKIGSQGMKQADELILEIMTSK, from the coding sequence ATGGACTGTTGTGATTGTAAAAGCTTTATAGATGTTTTAAAAAAAGAGGTAGTTCCTGCTTTAGGATGTACTGAGCCTATAGCTGTTGCATTAGCTACTGCTAAAGCAAGAGAAGTATTAGGAAAAGAGGCTGAAAGGTTAGAGGTTTATGTAAGTCCTAATATATATAAAAATGGAATGGGAGTAGGAATACCGGGAACAGGATCAACGGGTTTGGATATAGCAGCGGCATTAGGTGCAATAGGTGGTAAAGCTGATGCTGTATTGGAGGTATTAAAAGATACAAGCGAACAAGATATAAAACAAGCAAAAGAAATGGTATCGCAAAAACTAGCACAAGTTAAGCTTAAAAAAACAGATATTAAACTGTATGTAGAAGCAATATGCTTTAATGGTAAAGATTTTGCTAAAGTAATCATAAAAGATAATCATTCAAATATTGTTTTTGTTCAGTTAAATGATGACATTGTATTAAAAAAAGATGATGATAAAAAAGAAAAAAAAGAAAAAAAAGAAAAAGTAGACAGTGAAGACAAACGTTTTCTGAGTGTTAAAAAAATATATGATTTTGCTTTAAGTGTTGATATAAAAGATATTGAGTTTTTACTTGAAGGAGTAAGGCTTAATAAAAATATAGCTAAAGAAGGTTTAAATAATGATTATGGGTTAAAAGTAGGAAAAACTTTAGCTGAAAGTATTAAAAAAGGAATATTAGCTGATGATATTCAAAATTATGCAATGGCTTTAACCGCAGCAGCTTCCGATGCCAGAATGGATGGGTGTATGATGAGCGTTATGAGTAATTCTGGTAGTGGTAATCAAGGATTAACAGTAATACTTCCAGTAGTAGCAGTGGCAGAGAAACTAAAGAGTAATCAAGAAGAATTAATAAGAGCATTAGCATTAGCTAATTTGATTGCAATACACATAAAATCATATCTAGGCCGGCTTTCTGCATTGTGCGGTTGTGTAGTAGCATCAGCTGGAGCAAGCTGTGGAATAACATACCTTATGGGTGGTAAATTTGAGAATATAGTATTTGCATTAAAGAATATGATAGGAAATATAACAGGTATGATATGTGACGGAGCAAAAACAGGCTGTGCCTTAAAAGTGTCAACAGGAGTAAGTGCAGCTATACAATCAGCATTACTAGCAATTAACGGAATAGAAATATCAGAGAAAGATGGAATAATACATCAAGATGTAGAAGAAACAATAAAAAATATAGCTAAAATTGGTTCACAAGGTATGAAACAAGCAGATGAACTTATACTTGAAATTATGACATCCAAATAA
- the glsA gene encoding glutaminase A, with protein MQNLLYSLVDKNRSWTQYGNVATYIPELSNSNPDTLGIFICDVDGNEYYAGDYKTKFTIQSISKIASFMCALTDNNINKLYTKISCAPTSDGFNSIINLETKNSHKPLNPMINSGAIATISLVYGLTAEDKFNRIFGFLKEITNNPNLKINYNVYESEKNTGDRNRALAYYMKSTGIIDDDVDEILDVYFKLCSIEVTCKDIAYMSVVLATDGFLPCNNKQILSKSICKTVKAIMTTCGMYDGSGEFAVNVGLPAKSGVGGGIAAVVPKKMGIGVIGPSLDKKGNSIGGVKLLEDLSNELELSIF; from the coding sequence ATGCAAAATTTGTTGTATTCTCTTGTTGATAAAAATAGGTCTTGGACGCAATATGGAAACGTTGCCACTTATATACCTGAACTATCTAATAGTAATCCTGATACTTTAGGCATATTTATTTGTGATGTTGATGGTAATGAATATTATGCAGGAGATTATAAGACTAAATTTACGATTCAAAGTATTTCCAAAATAGCATCATTCATGTGCGCTTTAACAGATAACAATATCAACAAACTTTATACTAAAATAAGCTGTGCACCTACTTCAGACGGATTCAATTCTATAATAAATTTGGAAACAAAAAATTCTCATAAACCACTAAATCCTATGATTAATTCTGGTGCAATAGCAACAATATCATTAGTTTATGGATTAACTGCTGAAGATAAATTTAATAGGATTTTTGGTTTTTTAAAAGAAATTACGAATAATCCCAATTTGAAGATTAATTATAATGTCTATGAATCAGAAAAAAATACTGGCGACAGAAATAGAGCTTTAGCATACTACATGAAGAGCACAGGTATAATTGATGATGATGTAGATGAAATACTAGACGTATACTTTAAACTTTGCTCAATAGAAGTAACATGTAAAGACATTGCTTACATGAGCGTCGTACTTGCAACTGATGGATTTTTGCCATGCAATAATAAACAAATACTCAGTAAATCAATATGTAAAACAGTAAAAGCTATAATGACTACTTGTGGTATGTATGACGGTTCAGGTGAGTTTGCCGTGAATGTAGGTTTACCTGCCAAAAGTGGTGTTGGTGGTGGAATAGCTGCTGTTGTACCAAAAAAAATGGGTATAGGTGTTATAGGTCCATCATTAGATAAAAAAGGTAATAGTATAGGAGGCGTAAAGCTTTTAGAAGACTTGTCAAATGAATTAGAATTAAGTATTTTTTAA